The sequence GCCGCGGTTTCTTTGTTGGCCACGCATCAATATTTTCAAATCCTCGAAAAAGGGTTTGAGGAAAAAAGTTTCTGCAATATCAGCGAATTAATCAATTGCGATCTGGCTTATGCTTCCAGCTACGCCAAATTTGCAAACATTCCGGTCTCATGGGTCGGTTTTATTTTTTATTTATGGACCATCGTCCTGACACTTTTAACCCTCTACAAAAAAGAATTGAAAGAAGCGGTCGCCAGTTTTGGTTGGGTTTTGTCTCTCATTGCCCTCGCCGTTTCTCTCTACAAAGCCTACATCGCCACGCTTGTTTTGAAAGTGGTGTGTCTTCTTTGTTTGTCAATGTATGGCGTTAACCTGCTCCTCTTTGTCGGCTGGCATTTCTTTCTGCGCGGGCGTTTTCGTCTTCAGGAACATCTCACGCTCCGCCCCAAGTTTGCTCAATTTACTGTTTTGACACTGGTACTTTTCGGATTGGGCTGGGGCATCATGTCCAGTTACCAGAAAAAATTTCTTAAGAACGCCCCTCTCGCCATTCCGGTCAGCGAAATTCTTCCGTATCACTTTCGCCAATCGCAATATGATTTTACCCCTGATCTGCAAAATCCGGTTTGGGGTAATCCCAATGCCGCGGTTACTGTCATCGAATTCAGCGATTTTCAATGTCCCTTTTGCAAAGAGGCCGCTTTCCATCTCAAACCGATGCTGTCTGAGTTCAAAGACAAAGTCCGTCTCTATTTTTATAACTATCCCATTAACAAAGATTGCAATGATCACATCCCGCAATCTTTCCATGAAAACGCCTGCATCGCCGCGCAAGCCAGCGTCTGTGCCGCAAAAATGGGGGATTTCTGGGGTTATCACGACGACATTTTCCGCAACCAAAAAGATTTAACGCGGGATTTGCTGATTCAATTGGCAAAAAACAGAGGATGGAATGAAAAAGAATTTGTTGATTGTCTTGAATCTCCCGAAACACGGGCTCATGTGAAAGCCGATGCGGAAGCCGGCAATAAAATCTACGTCAGCGGCACGCCCACGATACTCGTCAACAACCGGCGGGTCAAATACTGGAACGACCCCGAAATTTTCCGGGCCATTATCCGGGCAGAAATCGCAAAAACCCGTGCGCGTTAAAAAAAGCGATCAGCAATCAGCTTTCAGCTAAATAACTCCGAACTTTTTTTCTAATTTTTCGTAATAGTCGATGACTTGCCGGACGTATTCCCGCTTTTCGGCATACGAATGGAAAAAGAAACTGCGTTTGAAACCATAAAGGATAATATCCTTAAGCTGTGACGGGCTGATGGGAAAAGATTCCACGGCTTTTTCAATTTCATTGCAAACGGTGGTGTGCGAGACAAGCCGGTTGTCGGTGCACAAACTCAAAGAGAGTTTGAGATCAATCATCCTTCCCAGAGGATGATTTTTAAAACTTTTAATGGT is a genomic window of Deltaproteobacteria bacterium containing:
- a CDS encoding thioredoxin domain-containing protein, coding for MKRSVLWFILVLSIVGAAVSLLATHQYFQILEKGFEEKSFCNISELINCDLAYASSYAKFANIPVSWVGFIFYLWTIVLTLLTLYKKELKEAVASFGWVLSLIALAVSLYKAYIATLVLKVVCLLCLSMYGVNLLLFVGWHFFLRGRFRLQEHLTLRPKFAQFTVLTLVLFGLGWGIMSSYQKKFLKNAPLAIPVSEILPYHFRQSQYDFTPDLQNPVWGNPNAAVTVIEFSDFQCPFCKEAAFHLKPMLSEFKDKVRLYFYNYPINKDCNDHIPQSFHENACIAAQASVCAAKMGDFWGYHDDIFRNQKDLTRDLLIQLAKNRGWNEKEFVDCLESPETRAHVKADAEAGNKIYVSGTPTILVNNRRVKYWNDPEIFRAIIRAEIAKTRAR